GAGCTTGGTGCTACTCAAAACCGACTTCAGTCGAGTATTTCGAATCTCGAAAATGCTGCACAAAATCTTACTGAATCCCGCTCTCGGATTATGGATGCGGATATCGCTAAAGAATCCGCGGAAATGACCCAGAATAATGTCCGCCAGCAGGCCTCAGCCGCTGTGTTGGCGCAAGCGAATCAGCAGCCACAACTTGCTTTACAGTTGTTAGGTTAAGTTTTTCTAAACTAGCAAGGAAGCTAGAAACAAATCAAGGAGGATCACATGGCACTTTCGATCAACACCAATATGGCGTCGCTTCAGTCGCAGATGTCTTTGGCAAATAGCACTCAGGCGTTGGAGCAAAACCAACAAAGGTTGGCCACTGGTCTGCGTATTAATTCTGCAGCTGATGATGCCGCCGGACTGACAATCACGGATGGAATGACCTCCCAGATTCGGGGCATGAATCAAGCTGTTCGAAATGCCAATGATGGTATCTCAATGGCCCAAACTGCTGAAGGTGGAGCTAAAGAGATTACCAATATGCTTCAGCGCATGCGTGAGTTGGCAGTTCAGGCAGCAAACGATACCAATACTGATGCTGATAAAAAGGCATTGCAACAAGAATTCAATGAATTGACTGCTGAGATTACTCGTGTTGGTAATTCAACCCAGTTTAATAAGGAAAATCTTCTTACAGGTTCTGCTGGGGCAAGTGTTAATATTCAAGTAGGTCCAAATAACACAAGTGATGATACGATTAATATTGATCTTAGCCAAGATCTGCGTGCCGCAACAGGTGCTCTTGGTGTTAACGGCTTAAATATCGGGAGTGGTTCGTCTTTAACTCAGATACAAACTGCAATTTCAGATATTGATGACGCTATCGGGACAGTCGATGAGTTTCGCTCCGAGCTTGGTGCTACTCAAAATCGACTTCAGTCGAGTATTTCGAATCTCGAAAATGCTGCACAAAATCTTACTGAATCCCGCTCTCGGATTATGGATGCGGATATCGCTAAAGAATCCGCGGAAATGACCCAGAATAATGTCCGCCAGCAGGCCTCAGCCGCTGTGTTGGCGCAAGCGAATCAGCAGCCGCAGCTTGCGTTGCAGTTGCTCGGGTAATTTGGGATTTAAGCTGTTATAAAAAGGGCAGGGTGGAGGGATGTGCCCTTCCCCTGCCCTTTTTTTAGGGGAGAAAGATTATGGCGATACAGAATATTTCCAATACCCGAGGATTAGGTGGTGAGCAGCTCGAGCAGGCTCAGCCCAGCATGCCCGCTCAGCGGCATAAAGCCGGAGACCCTGCTGCACCTTTCGATCAACCCGGGGTGCAGGGAAAAGACGGGCGCTCCAGTGTATCTCGAGATACGGGTGCCCAGCCTGCTGAGCCAGGCAAAGAGTATACCTCAGATGAGCTTGAGGATGTGCGGCAGGCCATTAACGAGACCTTAAAAGACATCCGCGTGCAGTTGGAATTCAGCCAAGCGGAAGAGACCGAAGACCTTATCGTCAAGGTTGTGAACCCTGAAACAGAAGAAATCATCCGTCAGATCCCCCCGGAAGCTATGGTTCGTATGGCGAAACGTATGGAAGAAATGACCGGTTTGCTTATCAGTGAATGGGGATAACCGTTTGCGGGGCGTGGGATTGCAATTTCATGAAAAAGGGAGGCGGCTATGGCGTTAGGGAGTGTGAGCGGTGTCTATTTAGGAGGACGGCCGAGTGGTCTTCCGGATAATCTGGTCGAGCAATTAGTGAGTGCCCGGCAACAGCAAAAAATTACGCCCATTAATCAGGATATTAATGAAGTTGACGACCGAATTTCGTTATTCCAGTCACTTGAGTCCAAGGTGGCTTCCTTGGAAGACACGCTCGGTGACCTCCAAGATTCGTCGGATTTTGAGGAGGCCAAGGTAAGCTCCTCTAATGACCAAGCCCTTTCAGTTGCTCAGAAT
The sequence above is drawn from the Desulfohalobium retbaense DSM 5692 genome and encodes:
- a CDS encoding flagellar protein FlaG, with product MAIQNISNTRGLGGEQLEQAQPSMPAQRHKAGDPAAPFDQPGVQGKDGRSSVSRDTGAQPAEPGKEYTSDELEDVRQAINETLKDIRVQLEFSQAEETEDLIVKVVNPETEEIIRQIPPEAMVRMAKRMEEMTGLLISEWG
- a CDS encoding flagellin encodes the protein MALSINTNMASLQSQMSLANSTQALEQNQQRLATGLRINSAADDAAGLTITDGMTSQIRGMNQAVRNANDGISMAQTAEGGAKEITNMLQRMRELAVQAANDTNTDADKKALQQEFNELTAEITRVGNSTQFNKENLLTGSAGASVNIQVGPNNTSDDTINIDLSQDLRAATGALGVNGLNIGSGSSLTQIQTAISDIDDAIGTVDEFRSELGATQNRLQSSISNLENAAQNLTESRSRIMDADIAKESAEMTQNNVRQQASAAVLAQANQQPQLALQLLG